A window of the Oncorhynchus masou masou isolate Uvic2021 chromosome 13, UVic_Omas_1.1, whole genome shotgun sequence genome harbors these coding sequences:
- the LOC135551675 gene encoding dendritic cell-specific transmembrane protein-like: MPSQLERLALFRVWSMMVLLYTSDHRKGWRHILLHFLSCLTLSLALGGALLLGLYFSLNYSLVVCGVTSGCCSLLLTAVLFCSKRVRCFSLLFLISCTMKQGRNLLLTAGTGLVILWNVRNTLRNLREVSSSLVCNLEKKRVLLDISPINNYVNLLRWVGEKLNKFIDFGVVKYDSSVTVGHSVESNDLTVKLQDAVRTLNTTAKSAEVCIDLVMAVFQRGVPVLGVTLVIITTTLFLRKYFFNLKYQNTFITSRFIRYDDQQRAEGKPYLLPLSPEEADQFRSIPSARFTRREGYTMLWFLVPVLTHLPTWLLFISLDALLYWLILIINKHLLELKPFSINLKMNLNEDNSIVFIPLPGAVIMKDFSYTFTLFQEDCLPQPSLLLSRSLVPLSVILIVLLVLDLLSAKMGQLKLLVSEQFYNDNADQRVQQLHAKISHKRAKTRPPTKRTALLRLLKQKSFWFPLFFHTAKENDMRLT, encoded by the exons ATGCCATCCCAACTTGAGAGGCTGGCTCTGTTCCGGGTCTGGTCCATGATGGTCCTGCTCTACACCTCGGACCACAGGAAGGGCTGGAGACAtatcctcctccacttcctcagCTGCTTGACCCTGAGCCTGGCCTTGGGAGGGGCTCTCCTACTGGGCCTCTACTTCTCTCTGAACTACAGCCTAGTGGTGTGTGGAGTCACCTCAGGCTGCTGCTCACTCCTGTTGACAGCTGTCCTGTTCTGCTCCAAGAGAGTCCGCTGCTTCTCCTTGCTGTTTCTTATCTCCTGCACTATGAAGCAGGGCAGGAACCTGCTTCTGACGGCAGGCACTGGGCTGGTGATCCTCTGGAATGTCCGGAACACCTTAAG AAACCTCAGAGAAGTATCCAGCAGTCTGGTGTGTAACCTGGAGAAGAAGAGAGTGTTGTTGGACATCAGTCCAATAAATAACTATGTCAATCTGCTGAGGTGGGTGGGCGAGAAGCTCAACAAGTTCATAGACTTTGGAGTTGTCAAGTACGATTCATCAGTCACCGTCGGACACAGCGTTGAGTCCAACGATCTGACGGTGAAACTTCAGGATGCTGTCCGGACACTGAACACAACAGCGAAGAGCGCTGAGGTGTGCATCGACCTGGTGATGGCTGTGTTCCAGAGAGGAGTTCCGGTACTAGGGGTCACCCTggtcatcatcaccactaccctGTTCCTCAGAAAATACTTCTTCAACCTCAAGTACCAGAACACTTTCATCACCAGCAGGTTTATTAGATACGATGATCAACAGAGAGCTGAGGGGAAgccctacctcctccctctgAGCCCAGAGGAGGCAGATCAGTTCCGCTCTATCCCCTCCGCCCGCTTCACACGGAGAGAGGGCTACACCATGCTCTGGTTCCTGGTTCCAGTGCTCACCCACCTCCCAACCTGGCTCTTATTCATCTCCCTGGATGCACTGCTCTACTGGCTTATTCTGATTATCAACAAACACCTTCTGGAACTGAAACCATTCAGCATTAACCTAAAGATGAACCTAAAC GAAGACAACAGCATCGTGTTTATCCCTCTCCCAGGGGCAGTCATCATGAAGGATTTTTCCTACACCTTCACCCTCTTTCAGGAGGATTGCCTTCCCCAgccctccctgctcctctccag GTCTCTGGTCCCACTGTCTGTTATCCTGATTGTTCTACTGGTCCTAGACCTGCTGTCTGCCAAGATGGGTCAGCTCAAACTACTGGTCTCAGAACAGTTCTACAACGACAACGCAGACCAGAGGGTGCAGCAACTTCATGCTAAGATCAGCCACAAAAGAGCCAAGACGAGGCCTCCAACGAAGAGGACTGCTCTGCTGAGATTGCTAAAACAA